In one Candidatus Nitronereus thalassa genomic region, the following are encoded:
- a CDS encoding nitric oxide reductase activation protein NorD: MTHSSYKEQLLAIFENRLTQESADEVSRQLVEANVAPQALELLTELQDNSAKLAGGAIEALPEVLRRCDPQTVIPWLDLTIGLASHSGAVTLKYFRESPPTLGILESPVQRHQVLSTVLEIVDSDSEYAANCAFEFFRKTPELLFADPSIDLAGWAEVGQELTEWNQVLGIEFFRECVNVAQVLPLDEVRSWVAFGTKLITQNSLGKPDYVGILEFFRTSPSLLKEIDSKELRPRVVILGSTLADRSPETALTFLVEAPVLMKALPSPEWQTLVLQYGLLVAERDANVTLDYLRRCPEVVNVAVGSDEKHKAFETWFRGGMEVLDYSVDGARAYFALETDKALRSIEQAMNGVTLRQVARSLKLFAQMICGESVLIESLPEGGNQVHTETTAQGLRVRLPMVMNQYPTREVNLRCYTVMVAHEVGHLEFGTYQISSQLLQEMGQTVAARYLDEQKPLASIHTLDELFSLFPQKGVIKDLWTILEDARVEFLLQQEYPGLREDLAALAKASVSMRSFLHGMTAREMVLDALLLHLTDGAEAVHFQDELKPVIESCWTLAQSVLHPDAKTGDVLKVADQIYQVMEDMIGTYELPTTEPPPESQEDETDIGAGPRAAEETAGAYRPITNFAYRGDMSPELVQGDTESEEGIAPSGEKGPDLKEFGGASESSSSRADRSGKKKLLDEQPQKLSDGSPGQDRVLEDHWAVKDSGQGELPIQKSEERTFLYPEWDGKIQDYRLKWCRVIERAGTEGSTDFAQEILEKHGSSIRILRRYFETIRPTALRRVHGYEHGEELDLDAAISRVVARRAGAEPSDRIYSRRDKRERQVAVAFLVDMSGSTGRQIESGAGRVIDIEKEGLVLLAEALDAIGDQYALYGFSGQGREQVDFLVLKDFEETARCQVGQRIEAMTPLQQNRDGAAIRHATKKLLHCPARHRLLILLSDGKPLDGGYAEEYALEDTKMALHEARQRGINPFCLTIDQETTGYLKRMYGDVQYLVLDNVVDLPERLPRVYQRLTGRT, translated from the coding sequence ATGACACATTCATCCTACAAAGAACAACTCCTAGCCATTTTTGAAAACAGGCTGACTCAAGAGTCGGCTGACGAGGTTTCCCGGCAATTAGTCGAAGCCAATGTGGCACCTCAGGCTTTGGAACTGTTGACTGAGTTGCAGGACAATTCCGCCAAACTTGCGGGTGGTGCCATTGAGGCTTTACCAGAAGTGCTTCGTCGATGTGACCCGCAAACCGTGATCCCTTGGTTAGACCTGACTATTGGATTGGCATCTCACTCTGGTGCTGTCACGCTGAAATATTTTCGGGAAAGCCCACCGACTCTCGGAATCTTGGAGTCTCCGGTCCAACGACACCAGGTGTTATCAACGGTGTTGGAAATCGTGGATAGCGATTCGGAGTATGCCGCGAATTGCGCGTTTGAGTTTTTTCGAAAAACCCCGGAACTATTGTTTGCGGACCCTTCCATCGACTTGGCCGGCTGGGCCGAGGTCGGGCAGGAGCTGACGGAGTGGAACCAGGTCCTCGGCATTGAGTTTTTTCGAGAATGTGTGAATGTGGCCCAAGTGCTCCCGCTCGATGAGGTTCGCTCCTGGGTGGCTTTTGGTACCAAGCTCATCACGCAAAATAGTCTTGGGAAACCTGACTATGTAGGCATTTTGGAATTTTTTCGGACCAGTCCCTCCCTCCTCAAAGAAATAGACTCGAAGGAACTTCGACCACGAGTGGTGATTCTTGGTTCGACCCTCGCCGATCGGTCCCCGGAAACCGCCTTAACTTTTTTGGTCGAAGCCCCTGTATTGATGAAAGCCTTGCCCTCACCAGAATGGCAAACTCTCGTCCTGCAATATGGATTGCTGGTGGCCGAACGTGATGCGAACGTCACCTTGGACTATCTCCGTCGGTGTCCAGAAGTAGTGAATGTAGCAGTGGGGTCGGATGAGAAACATAAGGCGTTTGAAACATGGTTTCGAGGAGGAATGGAGGTCCTGGATTATAGCGTCGATGGCGCTCGTGCGTATTTCGCGCTGGAAACGGATAAGGCGTTACGTTCAATTGAACAGGCGATGAATGGCGTGACGCTTCGGCAGGTGGCACGTTCCTTGAAGCTCTTTGCACAGATGATTTGTGGGGAGTCGGTACTTATTGAATCATTACCTGAAGGCGGCAATCAGGTCCACACTGAAACAACGGCCCAAGGTCTGCGAGTGCGATTGCCTATGGTAATGAATCAATACCCGACGCGTGAAGTGAATCTTCGATGTTACACCGTGATGGTCGCTCATGAAGTGGGCCACCTGGAATTTGGGACTTATCAAATAAGCTCTCAACTTTTACAAGAGATGGGCCAAACAGTTGCGGCTCGGTATCTGGATGAACAAAAACCTTTAGCCTCCATCCATACTTTGGATGAACTTTTCTCCTTGTTTCCTCAAAAGGGAGTGATAAAGGACCTATGGACCATCCTCGAAGATGCGCGCGTGGAATTTCTTCTGCAGCAAGAATATCCAGGGCTTCGTGAAGATCTTGCGGCATTGGCGAAGGCTTCAGTCAGCATGCGTTCATTTCTTCATGGGATGACGGCCCGCGAAATGGTTCTGGATGCGTTGTTGCTACATTTGACTGATGGGGCGGAAGCCGTGCATTTCCAAGATGAGCTCAAGCCGGTGATCGAATCGTGTTGGACCCTGGCGCAATCGGTATTACACCCTGATGCGAAGACGGGGGACGTCCTAAAAGTCGCGGATCAGATTTATCAAGTCATGGAAGACATGATTGGGACTTATGAGTTGCCTACGACGGAACCGCCACCGGAATCTCAAGAGGATGAAACCGATATCGGTGCTGGCCCGCGGGCGGCTGAAGAGACTGCTGGCGCGTATCGCCCAATTACGAACTTCGCTTATCGAGGAGACATGAGCCCGGAGTTGGTTCAGGGTGACACGGAATCAGAAGAGGGGATCGCTCCATCCGGAGAGAAAGGTCCAGACCTCAAAGAGTTTGGGGGCGCGAGTGAGTCATCTTCCTCACGGGCCGATAGATCGGGCAAGAAGAAATTGTTGGACGAGCAGCCGCAAAAACTCAGCGATGGTTCCCCTGGTCAGGATCGGGTGCTAGAGGACCATTGGGCCGTCAAGGACTCAGGCCAGGGTGAGTTGCCGATTCAAAAAAGTGAGGAGCGGACCTTTCTGTATCCTGAGTGGGATGGGAAGATTCAAGATTATCGTCTTAAGTGGTGTCGGGTGATTGAACGCGCTGGAACGGAAGGCAGCACAGACTTTGCCCAAGAGATTCTTGAAAAACATGGATCGTCGATCCGGATATTGAGACGATATTTTGAAACGATCAGGCCAACGGCTCTACGTCGAGTCCATGGATATGAACATGGAGAAGAACTCGACCTTGATGCTGCTATTAGTCGAGTCGTGGCAAGACGGGCAGGTGCCGAACCATCAGACCGAATTTATTCTCGGCGAGATAAACGCGAACGGCAAGTAGCCGTCGCCTTTTTAGTAGACATGAGTGGATCGACCGGTCGGCAAATTGAATCTGGTGCGGGGCGAGTGATTGATATTGAAAAAGAAGGGTTGGTTCTACTAGCGGAAGCGTTGGATGCTATCGGCGATCAATATGCCTTGTATGGGTTTTCCGGGCAAGGGCGGGAACAGGTGGATTTCTTAGTGCTCAAAGATTTCGAGGAGACAGCGCGTTGTCAAGTTGGCCAGCGCATTGAAGCCATGACTCCGTTGCAACAAAATCGGGACGGGGCCGCGATTCGTCACGCAACAAAAAAATTGCTTCACTGTCCCGCGCGCCATCGATTGCTTATTTTGCTGAGTGACGGGAAGCCCTTGGATGGAGGTTACGCCGAAGAATATGCCCTCGAGGATACGAAGATGGCCTTGCACGAGGCCCGTCAACGTGGCATTAATCCATTTTGCCTGACGATTGATCAGGAGACGACAGGGTATCTCAAGCGGATGTATGGAGATGTGCAATATTTGGTCCTGGATAATGTCGTGGACTTGCCGGAACGGTTGCCGCGGGTGTATCAACGACTAACTGGAAGAACGTGA
- a CDS encoding DUF167 family protein — protein sequence MIEATSTGVILSVYLQPRASKTEFVGVHGDALKFRVAAPPVEGKANLALCQYLAKLFALPQGAVSVYAGPASRNKRIQLIGVTEGFLRTTFNLPKV from the coding sequence ATGATTGAGGCGACATCCACCGGGGTAATTCTTTCGGTGTACCTGCAACCCAGGGCTTCCAAAACGGAGTTTGTCGGGGTTCACGGAGACGCCCTTAAGTTTCGAGTCGCTGCACCGCCAGTGGAGGGGAAGGCGAATCTAGCGTTATGCCAGTATTTGGCTAAATTGTTTGCGCTTCCTCAAGGTGCGGTGTCAGTTTATGCAGGGCCAGCTAGTCGAAACAAGCGGATCCAACTTATTGGAGTCACTGAAGGTTTCCTCCGAACCACATTCAATCTCCCAAAAGTCTAG
- a CDS encoding S9 family peptidase produces the protein MPSRVAPYGSWESPLTSDRIVSESIKLGQMTVDQDQVYWIESRPSEGGRSAIVRQNRDGRQEILTPPPFNVRTRVHEYGGAPYLVSNGIMYFSNFSDQRLFRQLPGQPPTPLTPEASIFYADGIYDQTHNRLIYIQEDHTASDQEPINTISSIPLHPEDKPHLGTTLVSGNDFYASPRLSPNGRQLAWLTWNHPNMPWDGTELWIADIQSDGTLTQARRIAGGPNESIFQPEWSREGFLYFVSDKSGWWNLYRWQDEQASSLCPMEAEFGLPQWVFGQRLYGFESPSRIICAYTRKGIWYLARLDLSTEHLETFDLPYTDFDQILVRGSQVFCTASSPVHPNSIIRFDLNTQQITTLRQSTDFTIDETFVSIPTAIEYPAQDGSIAHAFYYPPHNANFQAPTSERPPLLVKSHGGPTSAASTSFNLMIQFWTSRGFAVLDVNYGGSTGYGRAYRERLNGQWGIVDVDDCVGAVQYLINQEKVDPSRVTITGGSAGGYTTLCALTFRDCFTAGSSYYGVSDLEALVRDTHKFESRYLDGLIGPFPERKDLYDQRSPIYFTDRLSCPLILFQGLEDRVVPPNQAEKMFEAVKAKGLPVAYIAFEGEQHGFRKSENIKRVLDNELFFYAKIFAFEPADTLAPFAIENL, from the coding sequence ATGCCCTCTCGTGTTGCGCCGTACGGATCGTGGGAATCTCCCCTCACGTCAGATCGGATTGTCTCAGAATCCATCAAACTGGGACAAATGACCGTCGATCAAGATCAGGTCTATTGGATTGAGAGTCGGCCCTCCGAGGGCGGACGAAGCGCCATCGTTCGGCAGAATCGTGATGGCCGACAAGAGATCCTTACCCCTCCGCCATTTAATGTTCGAACACGAGTCCATGAATATGGTGGAGCCCCTTACCTTGTGTCCAACGGCATCATGTATTTCTCCAACTTTTCCGATCAACGGCTGTTTCGGCAATTGCCGGGACAGCCCCCTACCCCTTTGACCCCAGAAGCTTCTATTTTTTACGCCGATGGCATTTATGACCAAACACACAATCGGTTGATTTATATTCAAGAAGATCACACCGCCTCAGATCAAGAGCCCATCAATACCATTTCCAGCATTCCGCTTCACCCTGAGGATAAACCTCACCTTGGGACCACGCTTGTCAGCGGCAACGATTTTTATGCGTCACCACGCCTGAGCCCCAATGGGCGCCAACTGGCCTGGCTCACATGGAATCATCCCAACATGCCTTGGGATGGTACCGAATTGTGGATCGCGGATATTCAATCGGACGGCACTCTTACCCAGGCACGCCGTATTGCCGGAGGCCCCAACGAATCGATTTTCCAACCGGAATGGTCGCGGGAGGGATTTCTGTATTTTGTCTCGGACAAAAGTGGTTGGTGGAATCTGTATCGATGGCAAGACGAACAGGCCTCTTCGTTATGCCCCATGGAGGCTGAATTCGGGCTGCCCCAATGGGTCTTTGGCCAGAGACTCTATGGGTTTGAATCCCCCTCCCGCATTATTTGTGCCTATACACGGAAAGGCATCTGGTATTTAGCTCGTTTAGACCTAAGCACGGAACACCTGGAAACATTTGATCTTCCCTACACCGATTTTGACCAGATCCTTGTTCGAGGATCTCAAGTTTTCTGCACGGCAAGTTCCCCCGTTCATCCAAATTCAATTATTCGATTCGACCTGAATACCCAACAAATTACCACCCTTCGACAATCCACGGATTTCACGATTGATGAAACATTCGTATCAATCCCCACAGCCATTGAGTATCCAGCTCAGGATGGCTCCATTGCCCATGCGTTTTACTACCCTCCGCACAATGCCAACTTTCAGGCTCCGACGAGTGAACGTCCGCCCCTTCTGGTCAAAAGTCATGGCGGCCCTACAAGCGCAGCCTCAACCTCCTTCAACCTGATGATTCAATTCTGGACGAGCCGAGGATTTGCCGTACTTGACGTCAACTATGGTGGAAGCACGGGATATGGACGCGCCTACCGAGAACGTCTGAATGGACAATGGGGAATTGTGGATGTGGATGATTGTGTGGGGGCAGTGCAATACCTCATTAACCAGGAAAAAGTCGACCCCTCACGAGTCACGATTACCGGCGGTAGCGCAGGCGGATATACCACGCTCTGTGCGCTAACCTTTCGAGATTGTTTTACAGCGGGATCGAGCTACTATGGCGTGTCAGATCTTGAAGCCTTGGTTCGCGATACACACAAATTTGAATCACGTTACTTAGACGGGCTCATAGGACCGTTCCCGGAACGCAAAGATCTATACGATCAACGCTCACCGATTTATTTCACCGACCGTCTTTCGTGCCCACTCATTTTGTTCCAGGGGTTAGAGGATAGAGTCGTCCCGCCCAACCAAGCCGAAAAAATGTTCGAGGCAGTGAAAGCCAAAGGGCTCCCGGTAGCCTATATTGCGTTTGAAGGAGAACAGCATGGGTTTCGTAAATCAGAGAATATCAAACGAGTCCTAGACAATGAATTATTTTTTTATGCCAAGATTTTTGCCTTTGAACCTGCCGACACACTCGCACCCTTCGCAATTGAAAACTTGTAA
- a CDS encoding response regulator: MLGLGTILLADDEDTFLEATEDLLKEEGFDCRTVKNAEEMSCALKSTDFDLLITDLNMPGNRVLELVDEIHGSAFALPVIVVTGYPSIPTAVESVRLNVLEYMIKPVDFPKLLDATKRGVHHKKVWRSVQKAKQETALRVKQLAELEDTLVAYRGLELEGSSQEPLGANPQLKKLQEQIEEILHSLEKQDQLLQPTGDTSSLLVDYLRLRDGLYETIQVLQKTKGSFHSKELARLRNFIQNLLKDTWTGDKNK, translated from the coding sequence ATGCTAGGACTAGGCACTATCTTATTAGCCGACGACGAAGATACATTTTTGGAGGCAACGGAAGATCTTCTAAAGGAAGAGGGCTTTGATTGCCGCACTGTGAAAAACGCTGAAGAAATGTCTTGTGCTTTAAAGTCGACGGACTTTGATTTATTGATCACGGATTTGAATATGCCCGGGAATCGTGTTCTGGAACTGGTCGATGAGATTCATGGGAGTGCCTTCGCGCTTCCTGTGATTGTGGTGACGGGTTATCCATCGATTCCAACCGCGGTAGAGTCGGTTCGTCTGAATGTCTTGGAGTATATGATTAAACCCGTGGACTTTCCCAAATTATTGGATGCCACCAAACGCGGAGTGCACCATAAAAAGGTTTGGCGGTCCGTGCAGAAAGCTAAACAGGAAACGGCTCTACGGGTAAAACAGTTGGCGGAATTAGAGGATACCCTTGTCGCATATCGGGGCTTGGAATTGGAGGGGAGTTCTCAGGAGCCTCTGGGCGCCAACCCTCAACTTAAGAAATTGCAGGAGCAAATTGAAGAGATTTTGCATTCATTGGAAAAACAGGATCAACTTTTGCAGCCGACGGGTGACACGTCTTCTTTACTGGTGGATTATCTCAGATTGCGCGATGGTCTGTACGAAACGATACAAGTCCTCCAAAAGACCAAAGGGTCTTTTCATTCCAAGGAATTGGCCCGGCTTCGGAATTTCATCCAAAATCTTCTGAAAGATACGTGGACAGGTGATAAAAACAAGTAA
- a CDS encoding PAS domain S-box protein has product MDGNCAQESVNQAGNVTNPREEIPLHDEQNLTDSIIENLPNMVFLKDAKDLRFVRINQAGESLLGYDREDLIGKNDYDFFPEEEADFFTAKDRAVLQDGTLLDIPEEKIHTRRKGIRILHTKKIPLYDQQGRPQYLLGISEDITSRKLAEQELMKSQRAYEDLVNSIDGIVWECEFPSYRFTFVSQQAERLLGYSITQWLNEPEFFATHLHPEDRDSALSYCLQETVAKRAHELEYRMIGEDGQVIWLRDFVTVVVEDDRPVKIRGVMVDVSEQKKAEKALEESRERFRATFENAGIGIVVVDSHGYVIESNGSLQTFLGYSSHELQNMSFMEFTHEEDLQINLGYFQELKAGMRDSYTMQKRYLRKDGHVVWGNLTVTPIRYAAGEFEYAIAIIEDITATKQSQEMVNKWATIFQHTQWGVAVSPGDSYHFELVNEAFARMHGYAIKELIGQPIAKVYALEWKEQLPKIIQEIHKRGSYSFECNHHRKDGSTFPALVTVSAITDLLGRVLYRVANVIDMSELKQAEKALRDSEERFRQFADNAEDVIWLTDWVNHQVLYVNPAYEKLWGCSAQALYQNPMEWVNLIHLEDRPKVVDSFMNILATGHFDQEYRIIRADGSIRWIRDRGFPIRDQQGNPYRIGGYAQDITDRKILEEANQRHNQKLEEEVKRRTERIKELEQRRMQVEKLAALGEIAAGVAHEINNPLASIGQSLEVLKRALPVTHPRYKYIGKIHDSVDRMAHIVRQLYQLYRPDSPSLEPVPIHEILQSAIEIMKDSAKRHGVSLLENIPNSLPFAKISRTSMTQVLCNIIQNALDVSHRNRVIHIGIEEHADSVVVLVSDQGPGISPEVAPRIFDPFFTTKEGTSTEGGLGLGLAVSHRLMESCGGSIDFSTELEYGTTFRITIPLHKAAS; this is encoded by the coding sequence ATGGATGGAAACTGTGCGCAAGAATCAGTCAATCAAGCAGGGAATGTGACCAACCCTAGAGAGGAAATCCCTCTGCACGATGAGCAGAACTTGACGGATTCCATTATTGAGAATTTACCGAATATGGTGTTTCTTAAAGATGCCAAGGATCTTCGGTTTGTTCGAATAAACCAGGCGGGCGAATCTCTTCTTGGTTATGACCGGGAAGACCTTATTGGAAAGAATGATTATGATTTTTTCCCAGAAGAAGAAGCCGATTTTTTTACGGCCAAAGACCGTGCTGTTCTCCAGGATGGAACGCTTCTAGATATTCCTGAAGAGAAAATCCATACCCGCAGGAAGGGTATACGGATTCTCCATACCAAAAAGATTCCCTTATACGACCAACAAGGCCGTCCTCAATATCTGTTGGGAATTTCTGAAGACATCACCTCCCGAAAATTAGCTGAACAGGAATTGATGAAATCTCAGCGAGCGTATGAGGATCTTGTGAATTCAATCGATGGGATTGTCTGGGAATGCGAGTTTCCGTCGTACCGCTTTACATTTGTAAGTCAACAGGCGGAACGGCTTTTGGGCTACTCCATAACTCAATGGCTAAATGAACCTGAATTTTTTGCAACTCATCTCCATCCGGAGGACCGGGATTCAGCTTTGTCCTACTGTCTTCAAGAAACGGTAGCCAAGAGGGCGCATGAGCTTGAGTATCGAATGATTGGAGAGGACGGACAAGTGATCTGGTTGCGGGATTTTGTGACTGTGGTAGTGGAAGATGATCGGCCCGTCAAAATACGTGGTGTGATGGTTGATGTATCGGAACAAAAAAAGGCCGAAAAAGCGTTAGAAGAAAGCCGGGAGCGTTTTCGGGCAACCTTTGAGAATGCGGGAATAGGGATCGTTGTCGTTGATAGCCATGGATATGTGATTGAGTCCAATGGCTCCTTGCAAACATTTCTCGGATATTCCTCTCATGAGTTGCAGAATATGTCGTTTATGGAATTTACCCATGAGGAAGATCTTCAGATCAACTTGGGCTATTTTCAAGAGCTAAAGGCAGGTATGCGAGACTCGTACACCATGCAAAAACGGTATCTCAGAAAAGATGGCCACGTGGTCTGGGGGAACTTGACGGTCACTCCCATTCGGTACGCTGCCGGGGAATTTGAATATGCCATCGCCATTATTGAGGACATCACGGCCACCAAGCAATCCCAGGAAATGGTGAATAAATGGGCGACGATTTTTCAACATACGCAATGGGGCGTAGCCGTGAGTCCAGGGGACAGTTATCATTTCGAGTTAGTCAATGAAGCGTTCGCTCGTATGCACGGGTATGCGATTAAGGAATTAATTGGACAGCCCATTGCTAAAGTCTACGCGCTGGAATGGAAAGAACAGCTTCCGAAAATTATTCAAGAAATACATAAACGCGGATCATATTCCTTTGAATGCAATCATCATCGCAAGGATGGCTCAACATTCCCTGCGCTTGTGACGGTCTCGGCCATCACGGATCTTTTGGGACGAGTGCTGTATCGGGTGGCCAATGTCATTGACATGTCCGAGCTTAAGCAAGCAGAAAAGGCTCTTCGGGATAGTGAGGAACGGTTTCGACAGTTTGCCGACAATGCCGAAGATGTGATTTGGCTGACCGATTGGGTGAATCATCAAGTCCTCTATGTCAATCCCGCCTACGAAAAATTGTGGGGATGTTCGGCGCAAGCCCTCTACCAGAATCCTATGGAATGGGTGAATCTCATCCATCTGGAAGATCGACCCAAGGTTGTCGATAGCTTTATGAATATTTTGGCTACGGGTCATTTTGATCAGGAATATCGCATAATTCGTGCCGATGGATCTATTCGATGGATTCGGGATCGGGGGTTTCCCATTCGTGACCAACAGGGAAATCCCTACAGAATTGGAGGATATGCTCAAGACATTACCGATCGAAAAATCTTGGAAGAGGCAAATCAGCGTCATAACCAAAAGCTAGAAGAGGAAGTCAAACGACGAACCGAGCGCATCAAAGAATTGGAGCAGCGTCGAATGCAGGTAGAAAAACTCGCAGCTTTAGGGGAAATTGCAGCGGGTGTGGCCCATGAGATCAATAATCCCCTTGCCAGCATTGGTCAATCCTTGGAAGTGCTCAAACGCGCGCTTCCTGTGACGCACCCTCGATATAAGTATATAGGGAAAATTCACGATTCCGTTGACCGGATGGCCCATATTGTTCGGCAGCTGTATCAATTGTATCGTCCCGACTCGCCTTCCCTTGAACCCGTCCCGATACATGAAATTCTTCAGTCGGCGATAGAGATCATGAAAGATTCCGCGAAGAGGCATGGCGTCAGTCTGCTTGAGAACATCCCGAATAGTTTGCCTTTCGCCAAAATTTCTCGAACGAGTATGACTCAAGTCCTGTGTAATATTATTCAAAACGCCCTGGATGTGTCACATCGAAATAGGGTGATCCATATCGGCATCGAGGAGCATGCTGATTCCGTGGTTGTCTTGGTTTCTGATCAAGGACCAGGCATTTCCCCAGAGGTGGCTCCCCGTATTTTTGACCCATTTTTTACCACAAAAGAAGGGACGTCCACAGAAGGTGGATTGGGATTGGGGCTAGCGGTCTCCCATCGTCTCATGGAATCGTGTGGCGGATCCATTGACTTTTCAACAGAATTGGAATACGGAACAACTTTTCGTATCACGATTCCTTTACATAAGGCTGCATCGTAA
- a CDS encoding energy-coupling factor transporter transmembrane component T, whose translation MTNLSLFQDEQTWVHRLDGRTKILCLLGLFCLSLVFSDPVYLFGLTLGIFGLVLCARCITNLKKIWILLALLFVYNVVLWPFFVEGTTPLWTIAGMTVMREGIFHGMGMGLRLNAMLISGIILLSTTAIEEFAESSHRLGVPRSLGFAVALAFRWVPNLLSSIGAVIQAQRSRGLDLKSTSLTGKIRQYPALVVPLIGHTLRQTNLLAMALESKGFGPGEPRRPLFESHLTIQDYCALVIMSGVVLGSLWMRMNGYGTI comes from the coding sequence GTGACGAACCTTTCATTATTCCAGGATGAACAGACATGGGTGCACCGGTTGGATGGCCGGACCAAAATCCTTTGCCTTCTAGGACTGTTTTGCCTCTCGCTGGTCTTTTCCGATCCTGTGTACTTGTTCGGTCTGACCCTGGGAATCTTTGGCTTGGTCCTTTGTGCACGGTGTATCACCAATCTTAAAAAAATTTGGATTTTGCTTGCCTTGTTGTTCGTGTACAACGTCGTGCTCTGGCCATTTTTCGTGGAAGGGACGACCCCCCTATGGACCATCGCCGGAATGACGGTGATGCGTGAAGGGATTTTCCATGGGATGGGAATGGGGCTGCGTTTGAATGCCATGCTTATCAGTGGCATTATTCTATTATCGACTACTGCCATCGAGGAATTCGCCGAGTCTTCACATCGGCTAGGTGTACCGCGTTCCCTTGGATTTGCCGTGGCGTTGGCCTTCCGATGGGTGCCCAATTTGTTGAGTTCGATCGGTGCCGTGATTCAAGCTCAGCGATCCCGTGGGTTAGATTTGAAATCAACATCTTTGACAGGAAAAATTCGGCAATACCCCGCGTTGGTCGTGCCCTTAATTGGCCATACGCTTCGCCAAACCAACCTTTTGGCCATGGCGCTTGAATCTAAGGGTTTTGGCCCAGGTGAACCACGGCGTCCTCTTTTTGAGTCACACCTGACCATTCAGGATTATTGCGCCCTTGTAATTATGTCTGGTGTGGTGCTGGGAAGTCTATGGATGAGGATGAACGGGTATGGTACCATATGA